The DNA sequence TGGTTCGGGGGCGGGTACTAGACCCGACAACACTCCCGAGAACCGGCACGCTCCGACATGGCCGCCAGTGTTGCATAGATTGATGGCATGCGCCGTGACCGATGTCGTTCGCTGACCGCTGCCACGACGATCGTGGCGGCCCTCACCGCGGCCCTGATGGCCTGCTCGTCCGGCGGTGGCGGCAATGCCACCTCCAAGGCCCCGGCACCGGCCAGCCCGGCCGAACCGACCGCCCAGGAGGGCGCGCCCACTGAGCCGATCGGGGTGTCGCCGGACGGCGTGACCACCAAGGTCGACGTTCCAGCCGAATCCACCGAAGAGCAGTACGCGCAGGCCTGCATGGCCACCAAGGCCTGGATGGAATCGCGGGGCGGCGATCCCACCACGCTGGTGGAGGCGGCGCTGAAGGAACTGCAGTCCAGTGCCAAGCCCAGCCCGCAGACGTTCAACAAGACGTGGACCGAGCTGTCCACCCCACAGCAGGCCGCGGTGATCATCGCGGTGCGCGCCGCCAGCCAGGGCGGGTGTTGACGGTCACAGCCGGAAAAGATTCACGGCTAGCAAAAGTCGCTGTGCACCCCTGGGTACCCACGACCAGCACAATGGTGTGATGGCGACTGGACAGGTTGCGCTGGCACTCGGCAGCGGAGGTGCGCGGGGTTACGCGCACATCGGCGTGATCGACGAACTGCGGGACCGCGGCTATGAGGTCGTCGGGGTCGCAGGTTCATCGATGGGTGCCCTCGTCGGCGGTTTGCACGCCGCCGGCTCGCTGGACGAATTCGCGGACTGGGCAAAGACTTTGACCCAGCGAGCGGTATTGCGCCTACTCGACCCGTCCATCACCGCCGCCGGCGTGCTGCGGGCGGAGAAGATCCTGGACGCGGTGCGCGACATCCTGGGTGAGGCCTGCATCGAGGACCTTCCGATCCCCTATACCGCGGTGGCCACCGACCTGATCACCGGTAAGTCGGTGTGGTTGCAACGCGGGCCGGTCGACGCCGCGATCCGGGCGTCGATCGCCATCC is a window from the Mycolicibacterium anyangense genome containing:
- the lpqV gene encoding lipoprotein LpqV, whose amino-acid sequence is MRRDRCRSLTAATTIVAALTAALMACSSGGGGNATSKAPAPASPAEPTAQEGAPTEPIGVSPDGVTTKVDVPAESTEEQYAQACMATKAWMESRGGDPTTLVEAALKELQSSAKPSPQTFNKTWTELSTPQQAAVIIAVRAASQGGC